In a genomic window of Allomeiothermus silvanus DSM 9946:
- the lnt gene encoding apolipoprotein N-acyltransferase has protein sequence MPLFLHENLVSHGNLTAPRYARGVWDRARPPLVWFLLGLGLAVTLPPSPLGILAPLPLAPLVLGGGFGVGMWAGLGFWSMHLIWLPWSFAELFGPWGVVPFIPLILAKAATWGILFGLTLRRPLARVGGWVVLEYLTSLGELAFPWGFVGYSLVGAPGRWLAAVGGVYLLSLVVLLVAYGLGQRRYWVAIPWVLLWVLPLPPAQPTQTALLVQGNVNPLRKVAGNVPDEQVYINLTRQGLAEHPEARLVVWPETAVSAFPPELPAVLGGRELVSGFNAEGGYNRVVRYVDGRILETYDKNRLAPFGEFFPWQRYIGPVYSFFFRAFGFSADLASRPFGSGYRTLGPYGAYICYESVFPEVARALTLRGAGVLVLGSNDAWFGPSFGALQHFQMGRLRAVENGRWLLRAGNDGVTAAIDPYGRVVARIPQHVAGYLAAPYAPATGQTLYTRLGDWAVLIGLGLLVWVRASRLRRLTWRERNWGDVTVPR, from the coding sequence ATGCCCCTATTCTTACATGAAAATCTGGTGAGCCATGGCAATCTCACTGCCCCCCGCTATGCTAGGGGCGTGTGGGATCGCGCGCGCCCTCCTTTGGTCTGGTTTTTGTTGGGCCTAGGCTTGGCGGTCACGCTGCCGCCTTCCCCGCTGGGGATCTTGGCCCCGCTCCCGCTGGCCCCGCTTGTGCTAGGGGGTGGGTTTGGGGTGGGGATGTGGGCTGGCCTGGGTTTTTGGAGCATGCACCTGATTTGGCTCCCCTGGAGCTTTGCCGAGCTGTTTGGGCCGTGGGGGGTAGTTCCCTTTATTCCGCTGATTTTGGCCAAGGCAGCGACTTGGGGCATACTCTTTGGCCTCACCCTAAGGCGGCCCTTGGCGCGGGTAGGGGGGTGGGTGGTGCTGGAGTACCTCACCTCGCTGGGGGAACTGGCCTTCCCCTGGGGATTTGTGGGCTACAGCTTAGTGGGGGCGCCGGGCCGCTGGCTGGCTGCTGTGGGGGGGGTGTATTTGCTCTCGCTGGTGGTGCTGCTGGTAGCCTACGGGTTGGGCCAGCGGCGGTACTGGGTGGCGATTCCCTGGGTGCTGCTGTGGGTGTTGCCGCTTCCCCCCGCCCAACCCACACAGACTGCGCTGCTGGTGCAGGGGAACGTGAACCCGCTGCGTAAGGTAGCGGGAAACGTCCCTGACGAGCAGGTATATATAAACCTGACCCGGCAGGGCCTGGCCGAGCACCCTGAGGCGCGGTTGGTGGTCTGGCCCGAGACCGCGGTATCGGCATTTCCGCCTGAACTTCCTGCGGTCTTGGGGGGCCGGGAGTTGGTGAGCGGGTTCAACGCTGAGGGCGGATACAACCGGGTGGTGCGCTACGTTGACGGGCGGATCCTCGAGACCTACGACAAAAACCGCTTAGCTCCCTTCGGGGAATTCTTCCCCTGGCAGCGTTACATCGGCCCGGTCTATAGCTTTTTTTTCCGGGCTTTTGGCTTCAGCGCTGACCTCGCCAGCCGTCCCTTTGGCAGCGGCTACCGCACTTTGGGGCCTTACGGGGCCTATATCTGCTACGAGTCGGTGTTCCCGGAGGTGGCTCGAGCCCTCACCCTGCGGGGGGCGGGGGTCTTGGTACTTGGCTCCAACGATGCGTGGTTTGGCCCCAGCTTTGGCGCCCTTCAGCACTTCCAGATGGGCCGCTTGCGGGCGGTAGAGAACGGGCGCTGGCTCTTGCGGGCGGGCAATGACGGGGTGACGGCTGCGATTGACCCCTACGGGCGGGTGGTGGCTCGGATACCGCAACATGTGGCGGGCTACCTGGCCGCCCCCTACGCCCCTGCTACCGGACAGACCCTCTACACCCGGCTGGGTGACTGGGCGGTGCTCATCGGGCTGGGGTTGCTGGTGTGGGTGCGCGCTTCCCGGCTGCGCCGCTTGACCTGGCGCGAGCGCAACTGGGGAGACGTAACGGTGCCGCGCTAG
- the secG gene encoding preprotein translocase subunit SecG — protein MEIVYNLLLVLYLLIAAGLVYFVLAQEPKQTGGDILGGSSDLFQARGVTGGLYRITVVLGIAFVVLAWLLGRLPR, from the coding sequence ATGGAAATTGTCTATAACCTTCTTCTGGTTCTTTACCTGCTGATAGCGGCGGGTTTGGTGTATTTTGTGCTCGCGCAGGAGCCCAAACAGACCGGGGGTGACATTCTGGGGGGCTCGAGCGATCTGTTCCAAGCGCGCGGAGTAACCGGCGGCTTGTACCGCATCACCGTGGTGCTGGGGATCGCCTTTGTGGTGCTGGCCTGGCTGCTGGGCCGTTTGCCGCGCTAA
- a CDS encoding integrase core domain-containing protein encodes MQFTTVGREIWRGARQAQRLAEANASDPEVQERLRKLRLVKALRESKKSWKEIQDLVGISRATYHRWQKALKEKGLAGLKPRSRRPKHLRTKVHWTPGLLIRIETLRKENPTWGRWSIWLTLRKEGFQMSERTVGRILAYLEKHRRIESVAGYLARTQRGKLKRRVNRPYAKRKPRGYEARAPGDLVQVDTLTLTLGPGSMVKHFSAIDLHSRFVLAEVHSRATAKLSEGFLSLLLARAPFPIRAIQVDGGSEFMAEFEEACCALGIALFVLPPRSPKLNGHVERMQRTFKEEFYTRPLPTPLSELQAELDTYLDYYNRRRPHMALGGLAPLEFLAKMQEESVPQRVSNVLTDYTPLTSQG; translated from the coding sequence GTGCAGTTTACCACCGTTGGCCGAGAGATATGGAGAGGCGCTAGACAAGCACAGAGGCTGGCCGAGGCCAACGCAAGCGACCCAGAGGTCCAGGAACGTCTGCGCAAGCTCCGACTGGTCAAAGCCCTGCGTGAAAGTAAAAAGAGCTGGAAGGAGATCCAGGACCTGGTCGGGATCAGCCGGGCCACCTACCACCGCTGGCAAAAAGCCCTAAAAGAAAAGGGCCTGGCTGGACTCAAACCCCGCTCCCGCCGCCCTAAGCACCTGCGCACAAAGGTCCACTGGACCCCAGGGCTGCTCATTAGAATAGAAACTCTCCGCAAGGAAAACCCCACCTGGGGACGCTGGTCCATCTGGCTTACCCTCCGCAAGGAGGGTTTCCAGATGAGCGAACGCACGGTGGGGCGCATCCTGGCCTACCTGGAGAAGCACCGACGTATCGAGAGCGTGGCCGGCTACCTGGCCCGGACTCAAAGAGGGAAGCTAAAGCGAAGGGTAAACCGGCCCTACGCCAAAAGGAAGCCCCGAGGATACGAGGCCAGGGCTCCTGGGGACCTGGTCCAGGTGGACACCCTCACCCTGACCTTAGGACCGGGAAGCATGGTCAAGCACTTCTCGGCGATTGACCTCCATAGCCGGTTTGTCCTGGCGGAGGTGCACAGCCGGGCCACGGCTAAGCTTTCTGAGGGGTTCTTGTCCTTGCTTCTGGCCAGGGCCCCTTTTCCCATCCGGGCCATCCAGGTGGATGGGGGCAGCGAGTTCATGGCCGAGTTTGAGGAGGCCTGCTGTGCTCTGGGGATTGCCTTGTTTGTGCTACCGCCGAGGAGTCCTAAACTCAATGGTCACGTGGAGCGGATGCAGCGGACCTTCAAGGAGGAGTTCTACACCCGGCCTTTGCCCACCCCGCTCAGCGAGCTGCAGGCAGAGCTGGATACCTACCTGGACTACTACAACCGCCGAAGGCCTCACATGGCCCTGGGGGGTCTTGCTCCGCTGGAGTTTTTGGCTAAGATGCAAGAGGAGTCGGTTCCTCAAAGAGTCTCAAATGTGTTGACCGATTACACACCCTTGACATCTCAAGGGTAA
- a CDS encoding ABC transporter substrate-binding protein → MKKIFVLGMLVLTGLVLAQPKVFKGTEIGKPGGSLRISSISDPRTFNPFVARETSSTDIINNFFPYLTGYNPYTLQPEGFLATSWEVRNNGLTVIFKLRQGAKWSDGQTIDADDVIFSATVHADPKVNSNSRSSFVLDGQPIKWSKVDQYTVRADFPKPYAPALIQSWLIAPEHIFGPAYRQGPEKLQALYNLDTPPAQIVVGGPFTLDQYAKGERVVLKRNPSYWGTDEKSNPVAYLERWTFQIVSNTEAQLARFLGGDADLYAAPDGDKVAQVLERIRSGRLNAQIFPNADVTTGTNFIVFNWNNKDPFKANLFRQVKFRRAMAHLMDKKSMIEVAQGGLGRPQWSPISIPVKQFFTDDVAKYEFSPQKATQLLAELGFRTKNKDGFLVNAQGQVLEFNLATNQGNTLRERIAQIFADEARKVGVKVNYRPIDFNELVRQLTSPAADGTREFDAILIGLTGGIEPAFSRNVWQLNGSLHMWNLGMNGQNPTRLEPFEVLIDKLMTQGATTLDPAKRREIYVQFQKVVAENLPVIYTVAPAYNPARLNRIGGLFGKEEINAIVGQYPYIETVFAKE, encoded by the coding sequence ATGAAAAAAATCTTTGTTCTGGGCATGCTGGTGCTAACGGGCTTGGTCCTGGCGCAGCCCAAGGTGTTCAAGGGCACCGAGATCGGGAAGCCGGGCGGTTCGCTGCGCATCTCTTCGATCTCTGACCCGCGCACCTTCAACCCCTTTGTGGCTAGAGAAACATCCTCGACCGACATCATCAACAACTTCTTCCCCTACCTCACCGGCTATAACCCCTACACCCTGCAGCCCGAAGGTTTTCTGGCCACCTCCTGGGAGGTGCGCAACAACGGGCTCACGGTGATCTTCAAGCTGCGCCAGGGGGCCAAGTGGTCGGATGGGCAGACCATCGATGCCGACGATGTAATTTTTAGCGCCACCGTCCACGCCGATCCCAAGGTGAACTCCAACAGCCGCTCGAGCTTCGTCCTCGATGGCCAGCCGATCAAGTGGAGCAAGGTCGATCAGTACACGGTGCGCGCGGACTTCCCCAAGCCCTACGCCCCGGCTTTAATCCAGAGCTGGCTCATCGCCCCCGAGCACATCTTCGGCCCGGCCTACCGCCAGGGGCCGGAGAAGCTGCAAGCGCTCTACAACCTGGATACCCCGCCGGCCCAGATCGTGGTGGGCGGCCCCTTTACCCTCGACCAGTACGCCAAGGGCGAGCGGGTGGTGCTCAAGCGCAACCCGAGCTACTGGGGCACCGACGAGAAGAGTAACCCAGTAGCCTACCTGGAGCGCTGGACCTTCCAGATCGTCTCCAACACCGAAGCCCAGCTGGCCCGCTTCCTGGGTGGGGATGCCGACCTCTACGCCGCCCCCGACGGCGACAAGGTGGCCCAGGTGCTGGAGCGCATCCGCTCAGGCCGCCTCAACGCTCAGATCTTCCCCAACGCCGACGTGACCACCGGCACCAACTTCATCGTCTTCAACTGGAACAACAAGGATCCGTTCAAGGCCAACCTCTTCCGCCAGGTGAAGTTCAGAAGGGCCATGGCTCACCTGATGGATAAGAAGTCCATGATCGAAGTGGCCCAGGGCGGGCTGGGGCGTCCGCAGTGGAGCCCTATTTCGATTCCCGTCAAGCAGTTCTTCACCGACGACGTGGCCAAGTACGAGTTCAGCCCGCAAAAGGCCACCCAGCTCCTGGCCGAACTCGGCTTCCGCACCAAGAACAAAGACGGCTTCTTAGTGAATGCCCAGGGTCAGGTGCTCGAGTTCAACCTGGCCACCAACCAGGGCAACACCCTGCGCGAGCGGATCGCCCAGATCTTCGCCGATGAGGCCCGGAAGGTCGGGGTCAAGGTCAACTACCGCCCCATCGACTTCAACGAGCTGGTGCGCCAGCTCACCAGCCCCGCTGCCGACGGCACCCGGGAGTTCGACGCCATCCTCATCGGCCTCACCGGAGGTATCGAGCCGGCCTTTAGCCGCAACGTGTGGCAGCTCAACGGCTCGCTGCACATGTGGAACCTGGGGATGAACGGGCAGAACCCCACCCGCCTCGAGCCGTTCGAGGTACTCATTGATAAGCTGATGACCCAAGGGGCTACCACCCTCGATCCGGCCAAGCGGCGCGAGATCTACGTGCAGTTCCAGAAGGTGGTGGCGGAGAACTTGCCGGTCATCTACACCGTGGCCCCGGCCTATAACCCGGCCCGCCTCAACCGCATCGGCGGTCTCTTCGGCAAGGAGGAGATCAACGCCATCGTCGGGCAGTACCCCTACATCGAAACGGTCTTCGCCAAAGAATAA
- a CDS encoding ABC transporter permease has product MWSYIVRRLLQLIPTFFGATLLAFIIIQLAPGDFVTRLELDPTQTRESIASLRREFALDQPWTVQYAKWVSGVLQGKLGLSLSYKADVWKVIWPRILNSMVLVVLSTLLIYLIAIPVGVYSAIRQYSVGDRILTVLAFIGVAIPNFFFALIMLFVAVWLNDAMGMKILPIGGMTSEFVGGVPYLQAPWWQRTLDVLWHALPVVLVLATTGTAGLIRVMRGQMLEVLSQDYIRTARAKGVTERIAIYKHALRNAVIPIVAGIGFLLPALIGGAGLIEVVMAWPGITPMLLDAISAVDLYLVMGFITVTTILLMLGNLLSDLLLAWVDPRIRYN; this is encoded by the coding sequence ATGTGGAGCTACATCGTTCGGCGGTTGCTTCAGCTCATTCCGACCTTTTTCGGGGCTACGTTGCTGGCCTTCATCATCATCCAGCTAGCGCCAGGGGATTTCGTCACCCGCCTCGAACTCGACCCCACCCAAACGCGAGAATCCATCGCCTCCTTACGGCGGGAGTTCGCCCTCGACCAGCCCTGGACGGTGCAGTACGCCAAGTGGGTCTCAGGGGTACTGCAAGGAAAACTGGGGCTTTCCCTTTCCTACAAGGCCGATGTCTGGAAGGTGATCTGGCCTCGCATCCTCAACTCGATGGTGCTGGTGGTGCTCTCCACCCTGCTCATCTATCTGATTGCCATTCCAGTGGGGGTGTACTCGGCCATCCGCCAATACTCGGTGGGGGATCGCATCCTCACGGTGCTGGCCTTTATAGGGGTGGCGATCCCCAACTTTTTCTTCGCGCTGATCATGCTCTTCGTGGCGGTGTGGCTCAACGACGCTATGGGCATGAAGATCCTGCCGATCGGCGGGATGACCTCGGAGTTCGTGGGCGGGGTGCCGTACTTGCAGGCCCCCTGGTGGCAGCGCACCCTGGATGTGCTGTGGCACGCTCTACCGGTGGTGCTGGTGCTGGCTACTACCGGAACGGCCGGGCTCATCCGGGTGATGCGCGGGCAGATGCTCGAGGTGCTCTCCCAAGACTACATCCGCACCGCCCGGGCCAAGGGGGTGACCGAGCGGATTGCCATCTATAAACATGCCTTGCGCAACGCGGTGATTCCGATCGTGGCGGGGATCGGGTTCCTGCTCCCTGCGCTCATCGGCGGGGCCGGGTTGATCGAGGTGGTGATGGCTTGGCCGGGAATCACGCCTATGCTGCTCGATGCCATCTCGGCGGTGGACCTCTACCTGGTTATGGGATTCATCACCGTCACCACCATCCTGCTCATGCTGGGCAACCTGCTCTCCGACCTCCTTTTGGCCTGGGTGGACCCCAGGATTCGCTACAACTAG
- a CDS encoding ABC transporter permease, with product MTGKIELREGMGRSEGFFQMAWRRFRRHPLARLGGWVLLLLYLGALFADFLAPYPESKSFRQFSYAPPTHIFWRDTDGRLTRPYVCASERRRNLETFRVEVVTDCSKGRYPIYFFVHGEPYKFLGFIPANLRLLGGDWLVSEQAHLFIWGTDDFGRDLWGRIWYGARVSLTVGILATGLALIIGVFFGGIAGFYAGRPVTLSVGFANPEFRRYLRRGRPLLAWLKALGWTLVWLGLAWLLWITLQGFLQTSRGLEAILAGVIGVALLGAIGYFLIWQTVKLDLDTLIMRTTEVLAAIPDLFLLITLSVLIPQDIPPATRFMLVVSILSFVNWGGLARTVRSQVLQLREMEYAQAAQALGASDARTLTRHILPGTFTYLIVIVTLSIPSFILAESGLSFLGLGIQEPASSWGLLLSKAQQTGIIAFTERPWLLIPGLFILIAVLAYNLLGDGLRDALDPRSRR from the coding sequence ATGACCGGAAAGATCGAGCTTCGCGAAGGCATGGGGAGGAGTGAGGGCTTTTTCCAGATGGCTTGGCGGCGTTTCCGCCGTCACCCGCTGGCCCGGCTGGGAGGGTGGGTGCTCTTGCTGCTGTATCTGGGGGCTTTATTCGCGGATTTTCTAGCCCCTTACCCCGAGAGCAAGAGCTTCCGCCAGTTCAGCTATGCGCCTCCAACCCACATTTTTTGGCGCGATACCGACGGCAGACTGACCCGCCCCTACGTGTGCGCCAGCGAGCGCAGGAGGAACCTCGAGACCTTCCGGGTGGAGGTGGTTACCGACTGTAGCAAGGGTCGTTACCCGATTTATTTCTTCGTGCACGGGGAGCCCTACAAATTCCTGGGCTTCATCCCGGCCAACTTGCGGCTCTTGGGGGGCGACTGGCTGGTGAGCGAACAAGCCCACCTGTTCATCTGGGGCACCGATGACTTTGGCCGGGATTTGTGGGGGCGCATCTGGTATGGAGCGCGGGTTTCGCTCACGGTGGGTATCCTGGCTACCGGCTTGGCTCTTATCATCGGGGTGTTTTTCGGGGGGATCGCCGGGTTCTACGCCGGAAGGCCGGTTACCCTCAGCGTGGGTTTCGCCAACCCCGAATTTCGCCGTTACCTCAGGCGGGGGCGCCCGCTCCTGGCCTGGCTCAAGGCCTTGGGTTGGACGTTGGTCTGGCTGGGGCTGGCTTGGCTTTTGTGGATCACCCTGCAGGGATTTTTGCAGACCAGCCGGGGGCTCGAGGCTATCCTGGCGGGGGTTATCGGCGTGGCGCTCTTGGGAGCCATAGGCTACTTCCTGATCTGGCAGACGGTGAAACTAGACCTAGACACCCTGATCATGCGTACTACCGAAGTGCTGGCCGCTATTCCTGATCTTTTTTTGCTCATCACCCTCTCGGTGCTGATTCCCCAGGATATCCCCCCCGCCACCCGCTTCATGTTGGTGGTTTCGATCCTCTCCTTCGTCAACTGGGGGGGGTTGGCCCGCACGGTGCGCAGCCAGGTGTTGCAGCTACGGGAGATGGAGTACGCCCAAGCCGCCCAGGCCCTGGGGGCTTCCGATGCGCGCACGCTAACCCGGCACATCCTGCCCGGAACCTTCACCTACCTCATCGTGATCGTTACCCTCTCGATTCCCAGCTTCATCCTGGCGGAGTCGGGGCTTTCTTTCTTGGGGCTGGGTATCCAAGAACCCGCTTCTTCTTGGGGATTGTTGCTATCTAAAGCCCAGCAGACCGGGATCATCGCCTTTACCGAGCGGCCCTGGCTGTTGATCCCCGGCCTCTTTATCCTGATCGCGGTTTTGGCGTATAACTTGTTGGGTGACGGGCTGCGCGACGCCCTGGACCCGCGCTCGAGGCGCTAG
- a CDS encoding ABC transporter ATP-binding protein, which translates to MDEKRLLEVKDLKVHFFTDDGVVKAVDGVSFHIDKGETLAVVGESGSGKSVTSLAAMRLIPMPPGKIVHGEILFRGKDKVVKDLTKLSEAEMRKIRGNDIAMIFQEPMTSLNPVYTVGDQIAEAIVLHQGKSKKEALEMSADMLDLVGIPEPKKRLSNYPHQMSGGMRQRVMIAMALSCNPSLLIADEPTTALDVTIQAQILELMKKLQDEIGMSILFITHNLGVVAEMADRVVVMYGGRAVEEADVVTTFKKPLMPYTMGLLNSIPRLDRAAEHKERLEAIPGNVPNPLYMPAGCAFHPRCKYFQAGRCDQEIPPLEDAGGGHMVRCVRWAEIQQEVLA; encoded by the coding sequence ATGGACGAAAAACGCCTCCTCGAGGTCAAAGACCTCAAAGTTCACTTCTTCACCGACGACGGCGTGGTGAAAGCGGTAGACGGAGTTTCCTTCCACATCGACAAAGGGGAGACCCTGGCGGTGGTGGGCGAGAGTGGCTCGGGCAAGAGCGTGACCAGTCTGGCCGCAATGCGCCTGATCCCGATGCCCCCCGGCAAGATCGTGCATGGAGAGATCCTCTTCCGCGGCAAGGACAAGGTGGTCAAGGATCTCACCAAGCTCTCCGAGGCGGAGATGCGCAAGATCCGCGGCAACGATATCGCCATGATCTTCCAGGAACCGATGACCTCTTTGAACCCGGTGTACACGGTGGGCGATCAGATCGCTGAGGCCATCGTGCTGCACCAGGGCAAGAGCAAGAAAGAAGCCCTGGAAATGTCGGCGGATATGCTCGACCTGGTGGGCATCCCTGAGCCCAAAAAGCGCCTTTCCAACTACCCCCACCAGATGTCGGGTGGGATGCGCCAACGGGTCATGATCGCTATGGCGCTTTCCTGCAACCCCTCGTTGCTCATTGCCGACGAGCCCACCACCGCGCTCGATGTGACCATCCAGGCGCAGATCCTAGAACTTATGAAAAAGCTCCAGGACGAGATCGGCATGAGCATCCTGTTCATTACCCATAACCTGGGGGTAGTGGCCGAGATGGCCGACCGGGTAGTGGTGATGTACGGAGGTCGGGCGGTGGAAGAAGCCGACGTGGTCACCACCTTCAAGAAGCCGCTGATGCCCTACACGATGGGACTTTTGAACTCCATCCCCCGCTTGGATCGCGCTGCCGAGCATAAGGAGCGCCTCGAGGCTATCCCCGGCAACGTGCCCAACCCCTTGTATATGCCCGCCGGGTGCGCCTTCCATCCCCGTTGCAAGTACTTCCAGGCCGGCCGCTGCGACCAAGAGATCCCTCCCCTTGAAGACGCCGGGGGTGGGCACATGGTGCGCTGCGTACGCTGGGCCGAAATTCAACAGGAGGTGCTGGCGTGA
- a CDS encoding ABC transporter ATP-binding protein: protein MNPSPAPSAPRTEGKSTNLLEVKDLKKWFPIRGGILSRVVANVKAINGVSFSVKKGEVLGLVGESGSGKTTVGRTILRLIEPTEGSIKFNGQEITTLSKAQLRPYRRKMQIIFQDPFASLNPRMTVGDIIAEPLVIHRIGTPAERQERVANLLRTVGLSPDHVRRYPHEFSGGQRQRIGIARALAVEPEFVVADEPVSALDVSIQAQVVNLLQDLKEQFGLTVLFIAHDLAVVEYISDRIAVMYLGRIMELATSKQLYANPKHPYTEALLSAIPMPDPTIKRERIVLQGDIPSPINPPSGCVFRTRCRYAIAECATTVPELREVEPEHFKACIRDDIL from the coding sequence GTGAACCCTAGCCCTGCTCCTAGCGCTCCTCGTACCGAGGGCAAAAGTACCAACCTGCTCGAGGTCAAGGACCTAAAAAAGTGGTTCCCCATCCGGGGCGGCATCCTCTCGCGAGTGGTGGCCAACGTCAAGGCGATCAACGGGGTGAGCTTCAGCGTCAAAAAGGGCGAGGTGTTGGGCCTGGTGGGGGAGTCCGGTTCCGGCAAGACCACCGTAGGTCGTACCATTCTGCGCCTGATCGAGCCCACCGAGGGTTCGATAAAATTTAACGGACAGGAGATCACTACCTTGTCCAAAGCGCAGCTGCGGCCTTACCGCCGCAAGATGCAGATTATCTTCCAGGATCCCTTTGCCTCTTTGAACCCCCGCATGACCGTGGGCGACATCATCGCCGAGCCCCTGGTGATTCACCGGATCGGCACCCCCGCCGAGCGGCAGGAACGGGTCGCCAACTTGCTGCGCACCGTGGGCCTCTCGCCTGATCACGTGCGCCGCTACCCCCACGAGTTCTCCGGCGGGCAGCGCCAGCGCATCGGGATCGCCCGGGCTCTGGCGGTGGAACCGGAGTTTGTCGTGGCCGACGAGCCGGTTTCAGCGTTGGATGTCTCGATTCAGGCCCAAGTGGTGAACCTGCTGCAAGACCTGAAAGAGCAGTTCGGGCTTACCGTGCTCTTCATCGCCCACGACCTGGCGGTGGTGGAGTATATCTCCGACCGTATTGCGGTGATGTATCTGGGCCGCATCATGGAGTTGGCCACGTCTAAGCAGCTATACGCCAACCCTAAACACCCCTACACCGAGGCCTTGCTCTCGGCCATCCCCATGCCCGATCCCACCATTAAGCGCGAGCGCATCGTGCTGCAGGGGGATATCCCCAGCCCCATCAACCCACCCTCGGGCTGCGTGTTCCGCACTCGCTGCCGCTACGCCATTGCGGAGTGTGCTACCACGGTGCCGGAACTGCGCGAGGTGGAGCCCGAGCACTTCAAGGCTTGCATCCGCGACGACATCCTTTAG
- a CDS encoding DUF4139 domain-containing protein: protein MNKILLTLGIAALVGAVQAQEATFYRGFAEVKTPVTLPAGEWTWQPGETLFETLVPGTLKLIGVTEQSRRILSREAPNPLAAYRGKAISFYWEGKWREAVVVDPDKPLFQFEGRYLTALPGLVAYPDPSGFPNSRLEVVFRYQGQGSATLDYLSRGLSWGLRYTLEGNDLTGWAGLHNSLGTPQRFRQVELVAGTVPLLEGGIAVPKAATAPAPEARSMAADAGFGAEFAGEAGGTFRYRLPGEVNLEPGLTELPFIRAQVQPAYTWAYTGGFNTGLEIRFQRGYRFSAPENLAAGIVSIRDQGVFVGQAALPDTAKGSLVRLVLGPDPEGQAERKIEQLAQNSFRVTTTVRNPKKYALEVEISEFFPRPFTLEGQGLEKTPEGYRVRFSLNPGQTRILVYTVTLPR from the coding sequence ATGAACAAAATCCTTCTAACTTTGGGAATTGCGGCGCTGGTTGGGGCCGTTCAAGCCCAGGAAGCTACCTTCTACCGGGGCTTTGCCGAGGTCAAGACCCCGGTGACGTTGCCCGCCGGGGAGTGGACCTGGCAGCCGGGGGAGACCCTTTTTGAGACCCTGGTTCCCGGAACCCTAAAGCTGATCGGCGTGACCGAACAATCCCGCCGGATCCTCTCGCGGGAGGCCCCTAACCCGTTGGCAGCCTACAGGGGTAAGGCTATCTCGTTTTACTGGGAGGGAAAATGGCGGGAAGCGGTGGTGGTGGACCCCGATAAACCCCTCTTTCAGTTCGAGGGCCGCTACCTTACCGCCTTACCGGGTTTGGTAGCCTACCCCGACCCTTCGGGCTTCCCAAATTCCCGCCTCGAGGTAGTCTTCCGCTATCAGGGCCAGGGGTCGGCTACCCTGGACTACCTGAGCCGGGGGCTTTCTTGGGGATTGCGCTACACCCTTGAAGGCAACGACCTCACCGGCTGGGCCGGCCTGCACAACTCCCTGGGAACGCCCCAGCGCTTCCGCCAGGTGGAATTGGTGGCGGGGACGGTTCCCCTTTTGGAAGGCGGCATTGCTGTGCCCAAAGCGGCTACAGCCCCGGCACCCGAGGCGCGCTCGATGGCCGCCGATGCGGGGTTTGGCGCGGAGTTCGCGGGGGAGGCGGGCGGCACTTTCCGCTACCGCTTGCCGGGGGAGGTAAACCTCGAGCCCGGCCTCACCGAACTGCCCTTTATCCGCGCCCAGGTGCAGCCTGCGTATACCTGGGCCTACACCGGCGGCTTCAATACTGGCCTCGAGATCCGCTTCCAGCGCGGTTACCGTTTTAGCGCTCCGGAAAACCTGGCCGCGGGGATCGTGAGTATCCGCGACCAGGGGGTTTTTGTGGGTCAGGCGGCCCTACCCGACACCGCCAAGGGCAGCCTAGTGCGCCTTGTGCTCGGCCCCGACCCCGAAGGGCAGGCCGAGCGCAAGATCGAACAGCTCGCGCAAAACAGCTTCCGTGTAACCACCACCGTGCGTAATCCCAAGAAGTACGCACTCGAGGTGGAGATCAGCGAGTTCTTCCCCCGACCCTTCACGCTCGAAGGGCAGGGGCTGGAGAAGACCCCCGAGGGATACCGGGTGCGCTTCAGCCTCAACCCCGGACAAACCCGCATCCTGGTGTATACGGTGACACTGCCCCGGTAA